The following are encoded together in the Chlorocebus sabaeus isolate Y175 chromosome 12, mChlSab1.0.hap1, whole genome shotgun sequence genome:
- the CACFD1 gene encoding calcium channel flower homolog isoform X1, whose protein sequence is MSKAVLRSSAMLESFVLEGDPGGSPTAVWLTLSGFLACCLHKVTWENGKRQNARPRRRDQVQRSCCKFNELVANCCLQGPHSAMAWACSLPSSQLPGPSLKAPGVPGEARLQAVGRGGSWVQETLLVRCSREAGRQGCTSGHQRSHVLGWRKTPPPLPGLMAFQRCVAGLWDLLMCKRRNGPRQMKIACPRHRAACAISGLFNCITIHPLNIAAGVWMIMNAFILLLCEAPFCCQFIEFANTVAEKVDRLRSWQKAVFYCGMAVVPIVISLTLTTLLGNAIAFATGVLYGLSALGKKGDAISYARIQQQRQQADEEKLAETLEG, encoded by the exons ATGTCTAAGGCTGTGCTGAGGAGCAGTGCAATGCTTGAGTCCTTTGTTTTGGAAGGAGACCCTGGGGGCAGTCCCACTGCAGTCTGGCTCACTTTATCTGGCTTCCTGGCCTGCTGTCTGCATAAGGTTACCTGGGAAAATGGAAAACGGCAGAATGCCAGACCCAGGCGGAGGGATCAGGTGCAGAGGAGCTGCTGCAAGTTTAATGAGCTGGTTGCTAATTGCTGCCTCCAAGGCCCCCACTCAGCGATGGCCTGGGCTTGCTCCCTGCCCAGCAGCCAGCTCCCTGGACCCTCCTTGAAGGCTCCTGGAGTTCCTGGTGAAGCCAGGCTGCAGGCTGTGGGTAGAGGAGGGAGTTGGGTGCAAGAGACCCTGCTGGTGAGGTGCAGCAGGGAGGCGGGGAGGCAAGGCTGCACATCTGGGCATCAGAGAAGCCACGTTCTGGGGTGGAGGAAGACgccccctccccttcctggcCTCATGGCATTTCAGCGGTGTGTGGCTGGGCTGTGGGACTTGCTCATGTGCAAGAGGAGAAATGGGCCTCGGCAGATGAAGATAGCATGCCCGCGGCACAGGGCTG CTTGTGCGATCTCTGGCCTCTTCAACTGCATCACCATCCACCCTCTGAACATTGCGGCCGGCGTGTGGATGAT CATGAATGCCTTCATCTTGTTGCTGTGCGAGGCGCCCTTCTGTTGCCAGTTCATCGAGTTTGCAAACACGGTGGCGGAGAAGGTGGACCGGCTGCGCTCCTGGCAGAAGGCTGTGTTCTACTGCGG GATGGCGGTTGTTCCCATCGTCATCAGCCTGACCCTGACCACGCTGCTGGGCAACGCCATCGCCTTTGCCACGGGGGTGCTGTACGGACTCTCTGCTCTGGGCAAAAA ggGCGATGCGATCTCCTACGCCAGGATCCAGCAGCAGAGGCAGCAGGCAGATGAGGAGAAGCTCGCGGAGACCCTGGAGGGGTAG
- the CACFD1 gene encoding calcium channel flower homolog isoform X2, whose protein sequence is MSGSGGAPAASASSAPPAQEEGMTWWYRWLCRLSGVLGAVSCAISGLFNCITIHPLNIAAGVWMIMNAFILLLCEAPFCCQFIEFANTVAEKVDRLRSWQKAVFYCGMAVVPIVISLTLTTLLGNAIAFATGVLYGLSALGKKGDAISYARIQQQRQQADEEKLAETLEG, encoded by the exons ATGAGCGGCTCAGGTGGGGCGCCCGCGGCGTCCGCCAGCTCTGCGCCGCCCGCGCAGGAAGAGGGCATGACGTGGTGGTACCGCTGGCTGTGTCGCCTGTCGGGGGTGCTGGGGGCAGTCT CTTGTGCGATCTCTGGCCTCTTCAACTGCATCACCATCCACCCTCTGAACATTGCGGCCGGCGTGTGGATGAT CATGAATGCCTTCATCTTGTTGCTGTGCGAGGCGCCCTTCTGTTGCCAGTTCATCGAGTTTGCAAACACGGTGGCGGAGAAGGTGGACCGGCTGCGCTCCTGGCAGAAGGCTGTGTTCTACTGCGG GATGGCGGTTGTTCCCATCGTCATCAGCCTGACCCTGACCACGCTGCTGGGCAACGCCATCGCCTTTGCCACGGGGGTGCTGTACGGACTCTCTGCTCTGGGCAAAAA ggGCGATGCGATCTCCTACGCCAGGATCCAGCAGCAGAGGCAGCAGGCAGATGAGGAGAAGCTCGCGGAGACCCTGGAGGGGTAG
- the SLC2A6 gene encoding solute carrier family 2, facilitated glucose transporter member 6 isoform X1, with protein MQEPLLGAEGPDYDTFPEKPPPSPGDRARVGALQNKRVFLATFAAVLGNFSFGYALVYTSPVIPALEHSLDPDLHLTKSQASWFGSVFTLGAAAGGLSAMILNDLLGRKLSIMFSAVPSAAGYALMAGAHGLWMLLLGRTLTGFAGGLTAACIPVYVSEIAPPGVRGALGATPQLMAVFGSLSLYALGLLLPWRWLAVAGEAPVLVMILLLSFMPNSPRFLLSRGRDEEALRALAWLRGTDADVHWEFEQIQDNVRRQSSRVSWAEARAPHVCRPIAVALLMRLLQQLTGITPILVYLQSIFDSTAVLLPPKDDAAIVGAVRLLSVLIAALTMDLAGRKVLLFVSAAIMFAANLTLGLYIHFGPRPLSPNSTAGLESESWGNLAQPLAAPAGYLTLVPLLATMFFIMGYAMGWGPITWLLMSEVLPLRARGVASGLCVLASWLTAFVLTKSFLPVVSAFGLQVPFFFFAAICLVSLVFTGCCVPETKGRSLEQIESFFRTGRRSFLR; from the exons ATGCAGGAGCCGCTGCTGGGAGCCGAGGGCCCGGACTACGACACCTTCCCCGAGAAGCCGCCCCCGTCGCCAGGGGACAGGGCGCGGGTCGG GGCCCTGCAGAACAAAAGGGTGTTCCTGGCCACCTTCGCCGCAGTGCTCGGCAATTTCAGCTTTGGGTATGCTCTGGTCTACACAtcccctgtcatcccagccctgGAGCACTCCTTGGATCCCGACCTGCATCTGACCAAATCCCAGGCATCCTGGTTCGGG TCCGTGTTCACCTTGGGAGCAGCAGCCGGAGGCCTGAGTGCCATGATCCTCAATGACCTCCTGGGCCGGAAGCTGAGCATCATGTTCTCAGCGGTGCCGTCGGCGGCCGGCTACGCGCTCATGGCGGGTGCACACGGCCTCTGGATGCTGCTGCTCGGAAGGACGCTGACGGGCTTCGCCGGGGGGCTCACAGCCGCCTGCATCCCG GTGTACGTGTCTGAGATTGCTCCCCCAGGCGTTCGTGGAGCTCTAGGGGCCACACCCCAGCTCATGGCAGTGTTCGGATCCCTCTCTCTCTACGCCCTTG GCCTCCTGCTGCCGTGGCGCTGGCTGGCTGTGGCCGGGGAGGCGCCCGTGCTCGTCATGATCCTGCTGCTCAGCTTCATGCCCAACTCGCCGCGCTTCCTGCTCTCTCGGGGCAGGGATGAGGAGGCCCTGCGGGCGCTGGCCTGGCTGCGCGGGACGGACGCCGACGTCCACTGGGAGTTCGAGCAGATCCAGGACAACGTCCGGAGACAG AGCAGCCGAGTGTCGTGGGCTGAGGCACGGGCCCCCCACGTGTGCCGGCCCATCGCCGTGGCCTTGCTGATGCGTCTCTTGCAGCAGCTGACGGGCATCACGCCCATCCTGGTCTACCTGCAGTCCATCTTCGACAGCACTGCTGTCCTGCTG CCCCCGAAGGATGACGCAGCCATCGTTGGGGCTGTGCGGCTCCTGTCTGTGCTGATCGCCGCCCTCACCATGGACCTCGCTGGCCGCAAGGTGCTGCTCTTCGTCTCAG CGGCCATCATGTTTGCTGCCAACCTGACTCTGGGGCTGTACATCCACTTTGGCCCCAGGCCTCTGAGCCCCAACAGCACTGCGGGCCTGGAAAGTGAGTCCTGGGGGAACTTGGCACAGCCCCTGGCAGCACCAGCTGGCTACCTCACCCTTGTGCCCCTGCTGGCCACCATGTTCTTCATTATGG GCTATGCCATGGGCTGGGGCCCGATCACCTGGCTGCTCATGTCTGAGGTCCTGCCCCTGCGGGCCCGTGGCGTGGCCTCGGGGCTCTGCGTGCTGGCCAGCTGGCTCACCGCCTTCGTCCTCACCAAGTCCTTCCTGCCAGTGGTG AGCGCCTTCGGCCTCCAGGTGCCTTTCTTCTTCTTCGCGGCCATCTGCTTGGTGAGCCTGGTGTTCACAGGCTGCTGTGTGCCCGAGACCAAGGGACGGTCCCTGGAGCAGATCGAGTCCTTCTTCCGCACGGGGAGAAGGTCCTTCTTGCGCTAG
- the SLC2A6 gene encoding solute carrier family 2, facilitated glucose transporter member 6 isoform X2, with the protein MQEPLLGAEGPDYDTFPEKPPPSPGDRARVGALQNKRVFLATFAAVLGNFSFGYALVYTSPVIPALEHSLDPDLHLTKSQASWFGSVFTLGAAAGGLSAMILNDLLGRKLSIMFSAVPSAAGYALMAGAHGLWMLLLGRTLTGFAGGLTAACIPVYVSEIAPPGVRGALGATPQLMAVFGSLSLYALGLLLPWRWLAVAGEAPVLVMILLLSFMPNSPRFLLSRGRDEEALRALAWLRGTDADVHWEFEQIQDNVRRQSSRVSWAEARAPHVCRPIAVALLMRLLQQLTGITPILVYLQSIFDSTAVLLPPKDDAAIVGAVRLLSVLIAALTMDLAGRKVLLFVSGYAMGWGPITWLLMSEVLPLRARGVASGLCVLASWLTAFVLTKSFLPVVSAFGLQVPFFFFAAICLVSLVFTGCCVPETKGRSLEQIESFFRTGRRSFLR; encoded by the exons ATGCAGGAGCCGCTGCTGGGAGCCGAGGGCCCGGACTACGACACCTTCCCCGAGAAGCCGCCCCCGTCGCCAGGGGACAGGGCGCGGGTCGG GGCCCTGCAGAACAAAAGGGTGTTCCTGGCCACCTTCGCCGCAGTGCTCGGCAATTTCAGCTTTGGGTATGCTCTGGTCTACACAtcccctgtcatcccagccctgGAGCACTCCTTGGATCCCGACCTGCATCTGACCAAATCCCAGGCATCCTGGTTCGGG TCCGTGTTCACCTTGGGAGCAGCAGCCGGAGGCCTGAGTGCCATGATCCTCAATGACCTCCTGGGCCGGAAGCTGAGCATCATGTTCTCAGCGGTGCCGTCGGCGGCCGGCTACGCGCTCATGGCGGGTGCACACGGCCTCTGGATGCTGCTGCTCGGAAGGACGCTGACGGGCTTCGCCGGGGGGCTCACAGCCGCCTGCATCCCG GTGTACGTGTCTGAGATTGCTCCCCCAGGCGTTCGTGGAGCTCTAGGGGCCACACCCCAGCTCATGGCAGTGTTCGGATCCCTCTCTCTCTACGCCCTTG GCCTCCTGCTGCCGTGGCGCTGGCTGGCTGTGGCCGGGGAGGCGCCCGTGCTCGTCATGATCCTGCTGCTCAGCTTCATGCCCAACTCGCCGCGCTTCCTGCTCTCTCGGGGCAGGGATGAGGAGGCCCTGCGGGCGCTGGCCTGGCTGCGCGGGACGGACGCCGACGTCCACTGGGAGTTCGAGCAGATCCAGGACAACGTCCGGAGACAG AGCAGCCGAGTGTCGTGGGCTGAGGCACGGGCCCCCCACGTGTGCCGGCCCATCGCCGTGGCCTTGCTGATGCGTCTCTTGCAGCAGCTGACGGGCATCACGCCCATCCTGGTCTACCTGCAGTCCATCTTCGACAGCACTGCTGTCCTGCTG CCCCCGAAGGATGACGCAGCCATCGTTGGGGCTGTGCGGCTCCTGTCTGTGCTGATCGCCGCCCTCACCATGGACCTCGCTGGCCGCAAGGTGCTGCTCTTCGTCTCAG GCTATGCCATGGGCTGGGGCCCGATCACCTGGCTGCTCATGTCTGAGGTCCTGCCCCTGCGGGCCCGTGGCGTGGCCTCGGGGCTCTGCGTGCTGGCCAGCTGGCTCACCGCCTTCGTCCTCACCAAGTCCTTCCTGCCAGTGGTG AGCGCCTTCGGCCTCCAGGTGCCTTTCTTCTTCTTCGCGGCCATCTGCTTGGTGAGCCTGGTGTTCACAGGCTGCTGTGTGCCCGAGACCAAGGGACGGTCCCTGGAGCAGATCGAGTCCTTCTTCCGCACGGGGAGAAGGTCCTTCTTGCGCTAG
- the CACFD1 gene encoding calcium channel flower homolog isoform X3: protein MSGSGGAPAASASSAPPAQEEGMTWWYRWLCRLSGVLGAVSCAISGLFNCITIHPLNIAAGVWMIMNAFILLLCEAPFCCQFIEFANTVAEKVDRLRSWQKAVFYCGMAVVPIVISLTLTTLLGNAIAFATGVLYGLSALGKKAQTEAGSFSAQHPKKPGPLSEGTRQAFATPAVVSGEIRMPSGAMRSPTPGSSSRGSRQMRRSSRRPWRGSCEGLGTPPSLPPPLALCESK, encoded by the exons ATGAGCGGCTCAGGTGGGGCGCCCGCGGCGTCCGCCAGCTCTGCGCCGCCCGCGCAGGAAGAGGGCATGACGTGGTGGTACCGCTGGCTGTGTCGCCTGTCGGGGGTGCTGGGGGCAGTCT CTTGTGCGATCTCTGGCCTCTTCAACTGCATCACCATCCACCCTCTGAACATTGCGGCCGGCGTGTGGATGAT CATGAATGCCTTCATCTTGTTGCTGTGCGAGGCGCCCTTCTGTTGCCAGTTCATCGAGTTTGCAAACACGGTGGCGGAGAAGGTGGACCGGCTGCGCTCCTGGCAGAAGGCTGTGTTCTACTGCGG GATGGCGGTTGTTCCCATCGTCATCAGCCTGACCCTGACCACGCTGCTGGGCAACGCCATCGCCTTTGCCACGGGGGTGCTGTACGGACTCTCTGCTCTGGGCAAAAA GGCCCAGACTGAGGCTGGTTCCTTCTCAGCCCAGCATCCCAAGAAGCCTGGGCCACTCTCAGAGGGGACAAGACAGGCCTTTGCCACCCCAGCAGTTGTCTCTGGGGAAATCAGAATGCCCTCAG ggGCGATGCGATCTCCTACGCCAGGATCCAGCAGCAGAGGCAGCAGGCAGATGAGGAGAAGCTCGCGGAGACCCTGGAGGGGTAGCTGTGAAGGGCTGGgcacccctccctccctgccccctcctctgGCTCTGTGTGAGTCCAAGTGA